The following are encoded in a window of Etheostoma cragini isolate CJK2018 chromosome 7, CSU_Ecrag_1.0, whole genome shotgun sequence genomic DNA:
- the LOC117948072 gene encoding LOW QUALITY PROTEIN: CAP-Gly domain-containing linker protein 1-like (The sequence of the model RefSeq protein was modified relative to this genomic sequence to represent the inferred CDS: inserted 1 base in 1 codon; substituted 1 base at 1 genomic stop codon), whose translation MSTASFSGIKGPRKIPRSTGRAAPKSNPSTVLCGVGKAAVADKSASSASGGDAGESFQIGERVWVNRNKPGYIQFLGEAEFAPGQWAGIVLDEPIGKNDGSVAGVRYFQCKALQGIFTRPSKLSRTEGEANGTEKAPPSSAASPTLSDSSVSSHTAATKSTSPTTATKNASSTTPAAPATPSSNLPHTISESVSKLSETGSVKKGERELKMGDRVLVGGTKAGVVRFLGETDFAKGEWCGVELDGPLGKNDGAVAGIRYFLCQPKYGLFFPVHKVTHIGFPSIMPAKAKTTVWKLVATPSGLKQSPSASSICTMTSVASSVSDKPSGTGLLTQTSSRYSSKILAITDLQKALKEKQWHIEQLMAERDMERAEVAKATGHVRAREQQIGLLRVDQEQMEAKMDQLSALLEAADRDKVELLNQLDKERRKVEDLQFCVEEACITKGDLEMQTRLPHAHIKELEQSLLFEKTQTEKLQRALEDTRVANVSERFRIMDLERELSLQTREVVDLQLRIGSQQSSDDSNSTVSPLLDEINSLRAQLASEEDKQKEELKKHKEKQEAQEKTHSEAAAQVQAIVVRLSCDNKQLQMCLSHAEKENADITELWCSKLEYAIASHQQAMEELKVSFSKGSGAQTEQLMKTNSALEKLNIEHKLALEDGAASWIREKQALKAQLLSLIEDMERQEESLRYNVEKAEEQHFMEMEDVLENLHAVELRVKELEEKEGMLAQQAQDKDRQPKEQMSEIVALRGKVAQCNQELVTLNGQLEMVQKQGKNQAAMVCELSSQLEDRQQEDLAFQQSLTTVQQGKDVLEHELGDLKQRLVKSTEEQTKSSNTMQETLKKLSEKEEQCTSLSTESESLRSQLSVLEXKAADEKLDQLSKDKYKLENDISDMMKTSGESSVQRTEMNEDLTQKERRQERKQLLSKLEDIGKHMTILITGKENLLAGQCNLERTIYSLHTSQYNWLTERSKLLEEIEKLRASQTQQEVAVKSLQIKKELLKKQCKNAVAELSASAVVKEKISSSISNPTAQKVALQVERDEATQKIKQLESQLKNAISKQLVATEASGKTAEALEQLTKEKASLMQEKNEAQSLLEELRCAKQKMETQLKALKTDNSKYQEDLKVSKEQLGIETQRTESLYQEIEGVKEAVTLKTQSLQMLQDEKKLTQELNNKDLNKLVKLKDKYSKLQKQLQQSESSLKKNRAFISEKDQQGKKLMSKLGELQGESALVKTLQGTIQALERDEANLQGCVQRLEKDLAGGPDTNKSLGDTALDQVRDNEKTAESQAAIECLNLIIVDLHRKNEELKDKLEKMAAAALNRNNPRELYYESHDKEPVKKKKAPPRLFCDICDYFDLHDTEDCPAQIQRPDSPPHTTYHNNKRKERSYCDICEVFGHWTKYCNDDXTFKAFFLCSSFKWKVTRR comes from the exons ATGAGCACAGCCAGTTTCAGTGGAATCAAAGGGCCCAGGAAGATACCTAGGTCAACTGGGAGAGCAGCTCCCAAGAGCAACCCCAGCACAGTACTGTGTGGGGTTGGTAAAGCTGCTGTGGCCGACAAATCCGCTTCAAGTGCCAGTGGAGGAGATGCTGGGGAGAGCTTCCAGATTGGGGAGCGAGTATGGGTAAATAGGAATAAGCCAGGCTACATACAATTTTTGGGAGAGGCAGAGTTTGCTCCAGGCCAGTGGGCAGGGATTGTTCTGGATGAGCCAATTGGGAAGAATGATGGGTCAGTGGCAGGGGTGCGCTACTTCCAGTGTAAAGCCCTGCAAGGAATTTTTACCCGCCCATCCAAGTTGTCTCGCACAGAGGGCGAGGCTAACGGAACTGAGAAAGCACCCCCCTCCTCTGCTGCATCACCCACTCTTTCAGATAGCAGTGTATCCTCGCACACGGCTGCCACAAAATCAACATCACCTACCACTGCAACCAAGAATGCCTCCTCCACTACACCAGCTGCACCAGCTACGCCATCCTCCAACCTCCCACACACAATCAGTGAATCTGTCTCCAAACTCTCCGAGACCGGATCAGTCAAGAAGGGGGAAAGAGAGCTGAAGATGGGTGACAGAGTATTAGTTGGTGGTACAAAGGCAGGAGTGGTACGTTTCCTTGGAGAAACAGATTTTGCCAAAGGCGAGTGGTGTGGTGTGGAATTGGATGGGCCCTTAGGAAAGAATGATGGGGCAGTGGCAGGCATAAGATATTTTCTGTGCCAACCCAAGTatggtttattttttccagtCCACAAAGTTACACACATTGGCTTCCCTTCCATCATGCCAGCCAAAGCAAAAACAACGGTTTGGAAATTAGTAGCCACACCATCAGGGCTAAAGCAAAGCCCTAGTGCCTCATCCATCTGTACCATGACCTCTGTGGCATCCTCTGTCAGTGACAAGCCCAGCGGCACAGGCCTGCTAACACAGACATCATCACGGTATAGTTCTAAGATTTTAGCCATTACAGACCTGCAAAAGGCCCTAAAGGAGAAACAGTGGCACATTGAGCAGCTAATGGCTGAGAGGGACATGGAGAGAGCTGAAGTTGCCAAGGCCACTGGCCATGTTAGAGCAAGGGAGCAACAAATTGGCCTGCTGAGGGTTGATCAGGAGCAGATGGAGGCCAAGATGGATCAGTTAAGTGCCTTGTTAGAAgctgcagacagagacaaagtggAGCTGCTGAATCAGCTGGACAAGGAGCGTAGGAAGGTGGAGGACCTTCAGTTCTGTGTAGAGGAAGCTTGCATTACCAAAGGAGACCTAGAGATGCAGACCAGACTGCCGCATGCACACATTAAGGAGCTTGAGCAGAGCCTACTTTTTGAAAAGACCCAAACTGAGAAACTCCAAAGAGCGTTAGAAGACACTAGGGTTGCCAATGTGTCTGAAAGATTTCGTATTATGGACCTTGAGAGGGAACTTTCGCTGCAAACAAGAGAGGTAGTAGACCTGCAGCTGCGTATTGGATCCCAACAGAGCTCTGACGATTCAAACTCTACGGTTTCTCCCCTTCTGGATGAAATAAACTCTCTGAGAGCTCAGTTGGCTTCCGAAGAAGATAAGCAGAAAGAAGAGCTGAAAAAGCACAAGGAGAAGCAGGAAGCTCAAGAAAAGACCCATAGTGAGGCAGCTGCTCAGGTTCAAGCTATAGTTGTAAGGCTCTCTTGTGACAACAAGCAGTTGCAGATGTGCTTAAGCCATGCTGAGAAAGAGAATGCTGACATTACTGAACTGTGGTGTTCCAAGTTGGAGTATGCCATTGCCTCTCACCAGCAAGCCATGGAGGAGCTAAAGGTGTCCTTCAGCAAAGGCTCAGGTGCTCAGACAGAACAACTTATGAAAACCAATAGTGCTCTAGAAAAGCTGAACATAGAGCACAAGTTGGCTCTTGAGGATGGTGCTGCATCTTGGATTCGGGAGAAGCAGGCACTGAAGGCACAGCTTTTGTCTTTGATTGAGGACATGGAACGACAGGAGGAGTCCCTACGGTACAACGTTGAAAAAGCAGAGGAGCAGCACTTCATGGAGATGGAGGATGTTCTTGAAAATCTTCATGCTGTCGAACTTAGGGTGAAGGAGCTTGAGGAGAAAGAAGGGATGTTGGCACAACAGGCCCAAGACAAGGACCGACAACCTAAAGAACAGATGTCAGAGATTGTGGCTCTACGTGGAAAAGTAGCACAATGTAACCAGGAGCTAGTGACCCTGAACGGTCAATTAGAGATGGTTCAGAAACAAGGGAAAAACCAGGCTGCCATGGTTTGTGAATTGAGTTCACAGTTGGAGGACCGACAGCAGGAAGATCTCGCTTTCCAGCAGAGTCTGACAACTGTACAGCAGGGGAAGGATGTCCTGGAACATGAGCTTGGAGACTTGAAACAAAGGTTGGTTAAAAGTACAGAGGAGCAGACTAAATCATCAAACACTATGCAAGAAACACTTAAGAAGCTCAGTGAGAAAGAAGAGCAGTGCACATCTCTGTCCACAGAATCAGAGTCTCTAAGAAGTCAACTTTCCGTGCTGG AGAAAGCTGCAGATGAAAAGCTTGATCAACTTTCAAAGGACAAATACAAGCTGGAAAATGATATTTCAGACATGATGAAGACATCTGGTGAAAGTTCAGTACAGCGGACCGAAATGAATGAAGATctcacacaaaaagaaaggagGCAAGAGAGAAAACAGCTATTATCTAAGCTCGAGGATATAGGAAAGCATATGACCATCCTGATCACAGGGAAGGAAAACCTTTTAGCTGGACAGTGTAACCTGGAGCGGACCATTTATTCTCTCCACACAAGCCAATACAATTGGCTCACTGAACGGTCAAAACTCCTTGAAGAGATAGAAAAGTTGCGCGCTAGCCAGACACAACAAGAGGTTGCTGTCAAGAGCCTACAAATCAAAAAAGAACTTTTGAAAAAGCAATGCAAGAATGCTGTTGCAGAGTTATCGGCTTCTGCCGTTGTGAAAGAAAAGATTTCCTCCAGCATCTCAAACCCAACCGCTCAGAAGGTTGCCCTGCAGGTGGAGAGAGATGAAGCCACCCAGAAAATCAAGCAGCTGGAGTCTCAACTAAAAAATGCTATTTCTAAGCAGCTTGTGGCTACAGAGGCCTCTGGCAAGACTGCTGAGGCTCTGGAACAGCTGACAAAAGAGAAGGCCAGTTTGATGCAGGAGAAGAATGAAGCCCAATCTCTATTGGAAGAGCTCCGCTGTGCCAAGCAGAAGATGGAGACGCAGCTAAAAGCATTGAAGACAGATAATTCCAAGTACCAGGAAGATCTGAAAGTATCCAAGGAGCAGCTTGGCATAGAAACTCAGAGGACTGAGAGTCTGTACCAGGAAATTGAGGGGGTTAAAGAAGCTGTTACTTTGAAGACACAGTCGCTGCAGATGCTGCAAGATGAGAAAAAACTGACTCAGGAGCTTAATAACAAAGATCTGAACAAACTTGTAAAGCTCAAGGATAAGTActcaaaacttcaaaaacagttgCAGCAAAGTGAGAGCAGCTTGAAGAAAAACAGAGCCTTCATTTCAGAAAAGGACCAGCAAGGGAAAAAGCTGATGAGCAAGCTGGGTGAACTGCAAGGGGAAAGTGCCTTAGTTAAGACACTGCAGGGTACAATTCAGGCCTTGGAGCGGGACGAGGCTAATCTACAGGGCTGTGTTCAGAGACTGGAGAAGGACCTGGCTGGAGGACCTGACACCAACAAGTCCTTAGGTGATACAGCTTTGGACCAAGTAAGGGACAATGAGAAGACTGCAGAGAGTCAGGCAGCAATTGAGTGCCTGAATTTAATCATTGTTGACCTCCACAGGAAAAATGAGGAACTCAAGGACAAATTGGAGAAAATGGCAGCTGCTGCTCTCAATAGGAATAATCCAAGAGAGCTATACTATGAGAGCCATGACAAGGAAcctgtgaagaagaagaaggctcCTCCCAGGCTGTTCTGTGACATCTGCGACTACTTCGACCTCCATGACACCGAGGACTGTCCCGCACAAATTCAGAGGCCCGACTCCCCTCCACACACCACCTACCACAACAATAAGCGCAAAGAACGGTCCTACTGCGATATCTGTGAGGTCTTTGGCCACTGGACCAAGTACTGTAATGATGACTAGACCTTTAAAGCCTTTTTCCTCTGCAGCAGCTtcaaatggaaagtaacgaggaggtga